The Vigna unguiculata cultivar IT97K-499-35 chromosome 11, ASM411807v1, whole genome shotgun sequence genomic sequence ttacataaatttattaaaaacttaattacaaatttttaaacttatcaAGAATTCAACACATAAGactcaaaattatcaaatttttatctCAGGTAAggtgttattttatatttgccGGATCCTTGGTTGGAAATAAGGAGCAAAGCCTATATGCAAAAATTCTGAGTCCAAAAATACAATATCGATTAAAATTTGGTAcacttttcttaatatgtattttttcaaAGGTGATGCTGTTGCGGGTAAGGTAGCTCAGATTGTAGGGGTTCCATTCCATCTAAGTCATGGAGACCCTTTCAAGGTTTACATTACCCCCCACTTGTTCCAGCTTTCAGTTCCCGAAAATCTCTGTATTATCTCGTTTCTCAAATGCTTTTTCCACAACCACTCCACTGGTTTCAGTGCTAAGAGTAAGAGCTGGTCCTCCTTCAGGTTAGCCGCTCTGTTTCTTGGGTCCCCGATTGGACTTGTTTCATTACTTCCTTTTATCCTTTGCTGAGAAAGTTAGCATCTTTTGAGAGGATAAGGGGTTTGGGGTAATGGGTAATAGGCAAATTGGACATGCTAGCATAATTCTCATAGTTATGAGTACTTATATACACATATCATTTGTCTGAACTCTGAAGAGTGTTTCCCTCTGCTAGAGAGACACCATCTTCAGTTTTATTTGCAGATACTTTGTATTACAGTTTGATAACTTAGATTCTGGATTGGAAAGATTAGTTGAAGACGCTCTAATCTTTGCTACTTTGGAACacttgtttttaaaaataataattctgaCTTGTATCGTTGTTTCAACTGAATGTTTAGTCTGAGAAAACTTTGAAATTATATTATCGTGCttggataattaaaaaacaaaaaaaaacattttattttttgttacattactTGATAGCTAGGTTTAAGAATGACGGAAAACATTATCTTATTtcagtaaatttatttttttggagtTTGGATAGCAAGAGAATGAGGTTGGGCCGTTAGAAAGAAGAGGAATTTGAAGTGTAGTTTTCTTGAATGAGTAGTTTGTTGATACATTCAAATTGAGGGTGCATCAAAACAAGTAAACGACTGTTGTCAAACAACTGTTTCAGTTATCTGTCGGGGAATTTAATGGCTTCcttttgtttattattgttattcatTTTTTGACTATTAGTCTGTTAAAATATGTGTTGTATTGTAGGTTTATATTAGAGTTGCAAATTTTCTCCCAAGATCTTAATTAAAAAGCTAGTGTGGTTGGACAttcttatttcaattttctttataactcCGGGGCCTTCTTTCCAATCATGTACTGCAAGATATAATAACCATTCATGCGGTTTAAAATCTAATAGCATAAGCTTTTTGGAGAACTGGTCATTGATATGGTATTAGAGTCCCTTTGATACAGTACGCAAGACTTCAATCCTAGTTGTCCGTTGGATTTCAGTACAAGGTAGCTGTGCTTAAGTATTGACACAATGTCCTAGCCTCAAGACAAAAATAGAGCCCTTAAAtcaaagggtgtaaataaaaattaaatttggagaCAAGATAGCTAAGTATAAGCATTGCCTACTCCTGAAGGCCTAAAAGGGTTCTTGCATGAGGGAACATGTGAGAAAAAAATTGCTGATCAGTTCTTGCTTAACTATTCATTGGCAGATATCTGATCCTTGTAACTTCTATATCTATTAAAATACATGTTTATTTCTATCCTTTTAGCCCCAACATAAGTAATACTTAATCCTTGGCAATttatccttttttcttttcacttgtAGACCTTGTTTCTGTTGAAATCTAATTGGttgaaacttatatttttagTGAGTGGTGCCGATGAGGATGTcctgcaaatattttttaaggagAGAGAATTAAATGGTGATTTTATATCAAGAACTTCTGATTTATTATGGAGAAGAAACTTCAAAAACTCTGGTGATTATGACATTAACGCGCTGACTGATAATACTTCTCAACAAACAGAGCAGGTGCAGTAGACTCTTTGTTTCTAGTTTCAAATCATCCCATCCAATTTATTACATTTGATCAATTGTGTCAGTTTTGTTTGTTTCTTGCCTTGTACTGATCCATTACAAATTTTGTATGTTGATTCATTGGTCAAGTAATTCAATTTGATGTGccttttctaatatttgtaGATCACAGAAACTGACAACGATGGCGGTTTTTTGAAACTTACAAGAACCCAAGAGTGGTTAACAGGCGACAATTCTCCTCCAATAAACAAGAAGGTGACTGCTAAGGTATGCTTTAGAgtattttttcatttacatCCCATTGACAGGAAGTGGGAATTTGTATATGAAATGTGAAATTGATATGTTGcaactaatattttattctgTCAAAAATCTTCACATTCACCTTCTCTCgggtaaataaataataactcgGTCATCCAATAATGTTGGATGCTTCACTTCATATACCAACAGATGTTGCAGGACAGCAGCGCAAGGCGCAAGAAACTGAACATGCTCAAGTATGAATCTGTAGGATACCTCTCTTGACCTTGATATTGTTCTTTGTTAGCTCAAGTTAGTGACATCAGTGTTTTCTTACCTCAAGGCTGTAGGTTTTGATCAATTAGAAGTTCTGATGTTGTTTAAGCttcttattatttcaattttattcctAATTGTAGCTCAAGAGGGAATTACTACTTCTATCTGTGGGTATTGGATTGGCATGTAGTGGATATTGCTTGGTAATTTTTTCAGTACAGGTAAACTTTAATTTTCGTGCTGTCTCAAAAAAGTCTCATCAATTTTCTATTGTGATTAGGAATAATTTTTATGCTTCTTACCACtcaatttttctctctttcttcatgacaaattctaattttagaTGGATGTCAGTAACATAATGGTTTAACTTCAAACACTACCCCAAGATTTAAgtttcttattattttcttcactGATGTGTGCCTCTCTTATATTTTTAGGCTGCTATAAGTTACGGGATCGGAGTACTTTTCAGGTTTGTTATTGCCTTTTATCATATTGGTTATGTCTTATTGAAGTAATTGTTAATGCTCTAAGATACTATGCTGAGACCATTAGAGCATCTCCAATGCATGGGTTATAGTCAAGGTCTTAAGTTTAAGATTTGAGTCTTATAAGAAACCTTCACTGGAGCATGTTAATGTGGCATGAGAATCTTAAATTCAAGACCTTGgatcattataataaaaatatattcttcatCTCATGAAGGTTTTACTTGCATTGGagtgtaaacaaaaaaaatatttttcatctcaATGAAACTCTTTCATTGAACCAAAACTTgcaaaatatcttaaaaattatttggcaTGGTAGGATCCacataaagtaaaataagatcTCATACTATGGCTCTTGCATTGGAGATACCCTTAGAGCCTTGGTTGATATTTACTCATCACTGTTTCTCTTTGTGGGTGAGAAAAAAACAAGTAACTGTTCTTATCATTCCTTATTATTACTTAACTGATATATTGTTTCGATGCAGTTGCTTGTACCTTCAACTCTTGTATCAACATGCAGACAACATATCCAATGAAAATGTTCCTCAaatattcaagaaaaagaaGTCAAAGAAGTACACATGAAAACTTGTGCTTTGAATTTGATGTAATCCGGCCAGTTAACATGCTCTGATGTTGACATTTTCTTATCCCTTGTTTTGGTCAACAAATGTTTCTTAACCAGAATTGGTATAAGAAGTGAGGACCTTGAAGATTTCTTGGAGAGGTCAATCAAGGGTAGCAGTATTTCACTTTCATCTCCCAGGCTTGTTATTCCAGCAACAATATATGGACTTTGGATCCTGTTTCATCAATATTTTGCCAATGACTTTTTTGATTTCCAGGTAATCCTTGTCTGGCATGTATatcaaaaaatgtaaaaaatgtttCTTCAGCCACTAAgcattttcttttgaataaatttcatcATAAACGCGTATAGAGGAAGAAAAACGAAAGTAAAATTCTCATATAAGAGTTATACACTTAACTCTTAGTGTTACTATTCAACTTTCATCAACTTCATTGGTCACTTATTTATACTTGTCTCTTGTTCACCGTAGCTTGTGCCAGCCATGTTCGGAATGTTTGTCTACAAGGCTGCTGCTCTGGTGCAAGTTTATAGAGACAATGAAGGCTTGCGGTTTGTGTTTCCAGAAAACGAAGATGGATCAAGCGATTGAAGTATTTATTTTCCTATGCTCAGCACTCATCACTCATCACTCAGCAGAGTACTATATCTTGGAACATTGGAAATGCTGAGCTGCTGCATTAACTGAGTACTACTGATCACAGAGGTTACAACCTTCACTGTATTCATCTTTTGTTGAATTTTAGAACGATGATGCTATTTCATTACAGTAAATAGTAGATAGTGTATTAATATCTTGTTCTTGAAACTAACAATTGTTGACTGTTGACAGTTGTTATAAGGTAAAATATTACATGCACTTTCGTTTATCCTATGATATTGTCTTGTCACACTAAATAGTCTTAAAGTGTGGAAGGTTCATCCTTAATCATTGATCTTGGATATAGTAATAAACATCTTACATTTACTACTTTCCGCATCAAGTCTCGGTTAGGATAGggcaaaaaatccaattttgttaatccaattcattttttttctgattgaatccattttattaaaaactcaatccatttaaaatccattttattggatatagatttcaatctaatctacactttatataatttatggattaaatattcattttctaaatctagatttttaaaaatggataatccaaaaaatccaatcaaaatttttaatttaaatttttaattagattagaATAAATGTTGATATGGACTAAACTAAATCCAGATTCGGAGGGCTGTGCCTGACGACCTAGGACTAGAAAAGTCTAACGATCATGAAGGGTCCGACAACTCTTAATAACAACCAACTCATTAGAGTTAATAATCAATGCAAATATGTAACTCAACTATTCTCACGTATAAATATTATACCTCTTCTCTTATATTATTTTCCCCTCTTGTATCGTTTACTttccaaaattatatttcttatttggaGTCAACGAAAGAGTTAAGTTAGGCCATACAAATACAAATCTACTCATTATTTTGTCTAATCCAAATGTTTGTTGTTTTGCgaagtttatttttagttaatttttgaCGTAAATCACAAATGTTAatgtctattttaaaattaatttatacatccgttgtattttatttttaatttctcatattatattgtaattttatattatagatgaCAGTATTTTTTCTAGTGTTGTTTGTATTGATAGATTTATTATCTATTGCATGAagcttataatttaaaactttttatatcttaaaaaagtaaatagCCCACGGATAATGGGTTAACATAATTTCATCCATAATTCCACTCAAACTATGTAAAATATGTTACTCAATTATACAAGATACGTTTATAGTTATCCACAGCCAAGATGGTTCGACCTGGCTCCATGGTTGAAACAAGTTGGTCTAGGTTCATGACAGAGATTAGTTCGTCAAAGTCCATGATAGAGATGAGTCGGTTCAGGTCGAGATTGGCTGACTCAACAACCTATATTTTTCGAGTTGAGTCAATTGATAATGGATAGTCCAAAGTTGATTGTTGAGAAAAAAGTAACCTAAATCAAAagtttaagaatatatatatatatatatatatatatatatatatatatatatatatatatatatatatatatatatatattatgtttaaaaaaggAAGTCCATGAGTTGGTCTTAATCCACATAACTTTTTTGGATCTTTTGATCCTGTGAGAGTTTTGGTTCTGTAAACTTTTTTTACCTCAATTCATGTGAATCAAGATAAAACCTAATGAACTAGACCAAATTGacatctttataattttaaattaataaaaaaagtatttttctcAACACGTACCTTCTTTCTATATCTcaataagaatgaaaaaaagttcaaattacTTGTAGGTTTAATATATTCTAGATTTTatgatttgaaaatttatttaagaatataaGATATTCAAAATCGTGTTTTAGattgtataatctaaaatacattttcaaagataatttcaaattatatttttaaattctagaATCAGAAGATATAAAACATACGTATGGAGATACAAGAAAATTAAACTTTGCAAGGTTCATAAGTGACATTGTAAATGATGTTAAGGGTAACATTAACCTTCAAAGCTCACACATAAGGGTGACATTGTAAATGATGTTAAGGTTCATAAGTGACATTGTCTctctttcaatattttcttcGAACCCCAACACGCTTCTCTCTTGCGGGTAAACTGAAAGTTTGATACAAGCATGTGAGATACATAAATGCTCCACCTCAATCCAGTTTTCTCTTTAATGTTTATGTCCATTCAACACGTGTAAgttgttaattgattttaaataaatgtaatataagtgatttcatttaatctggttaaagtttttgttttcaatattgAAAGCTATCTAAATTGCTAGATATATGCAGTTTTCTTAAATAAGATAACTATATATACAATTTCCCAATTTAATAAAGTATTAAGTTATTGATAGTTACGATAATGAAGATAATGAAGTGTTTAGGCTCTTCACCATCTCTTTATAAACCACCAAGTTGTTGatataaataaaactcaaaaacaatattgaaaaacattttttaattacgATAGTAACAACTTAAAtagaattttattaaaagttattt encodes the following:
- the LOC114168777 gene encoding uncharacterized protein LOC114168777; this encodes METLSRFTLPPTCSSFQFPKISVLSRFSNAFSTTTPLVSVLRVRAGPPSVSGADEDVLQIFFKERELNGDFISRTSDLLWRRNFKNSGDYDINALTDNTSQQTEQITETDNDGGFLKLTRTQEWLTGDNSPPINKKVTAKMLQDSSARRKKLNMLKYESLKRELLLLSVGIGLACSGYCLVIFSVQAAISYGIGVLFSCLYLQLLYQHADNISNENVPQIFKKKKSKKIGIRSEDLEDFLERSIKGSSISLSSPRLVIPATIYGLWILFHQYFANDFFDFQLVPAMFGMFVYKAAALVQVYRDNEGLRFVFPENEDGSSD